ACTTTTTGAACCCGACCACCACTGCTCTCAAGATTTATTTTTTCCGAAAGTACCACATAAAAAGGATGCTTGAAATGCTTAGAAAGCAAAAATATCATTGTCGTTTCCTCGTACAAACGTACACGGAAAACTCAACTCCAAACGACTACCTTTAAGGTACTGAAAATAAAAAAGAACTTAAAATAAAAAACATCAAGATTAAAAACATCTAACAAAAATATCTTACTCCGGGAGGTTTAATTTGGAATACCAAAGACAAAGAAAAATAATATATTATTCAAATCGATCCAATTTATGCCCCCAAAATCAAAGTTCTTTCTTGAAAAGTGTGTCATTGTATCGTGCTGTATACGCAAACATTTTCTGAGAAAATACTGCAAAAATTAAGCAGTGAGGCCATATAACCTGCATGTCATGTTAAAAATAGCTAAAACTTCCATCAAAATTATGGGATCATCTTACATCACGAAGAGCATACACTACACTGAAAAAATTGACCGTTTCAGTCAAACAAATTAGAGTGCAATCAATATCGATATTTTCTGAGATAGACGCATTCAACTTAATTTATAACGATAAACAACTGAGTGCTAATCTCTTTGCACCATGATGTCGCTTCAAATGTTTGCAATAGGTTCATTTAAATGAAAAATTTTTCATTTTCTCTTTATTCATAATAACTCCCCTTGAGCAATAAACATCCCTTGATTATGCAACCAAACACGTCCCTCCAAAACCAAAGAAACACTAAGTATCAAATCAGCACTTTCATCAGCATTAACTAGGAAGCGAATATATCGCTGAGTCCCGCGCTTAATATCCTCTCCTTGAGGTAAATCAATACGAGGTACCCAAGCCTCGGTTTTAGGAGGAGTCCCTTTCGCATGCACTTGCCAAGATAATCGCAGCGGATGCTCAGTAGGTGATACAAGCAAAGGATACTCACTCTGATTATCTATCTTAACTTGGACTTCCCAACGTCCATCATTCAGTTTTTTTACATCTACGATTCCAAGCTTGATACGCTGTATCTGCTGGTTTGGAATTTCACGCCAATCTCTATTGGAACAATTCGGAATATCCAATGCAACGAAGTATTTGAAAATACTTATATCCAAATCCTTCCTAAGGCGCTCAGAATAAAAACGCCGTGCTGATTCAATGCGCGAAAGAGCCTGTAAGCACATCGGTTGATTTGGATCATGAACGGAATAACCATCAGGAAAATTTCCAGAGTATCCGTTCAACGTCTTCAATCCACGTTCCTGAGCAAGCAACATACCATCCAATTCAGTCATAAAGAATGGCTCGGATTTATTGACAGGAACAAAAATCACGGCAGAAGAATTCAAATGTGCAGGCAATTTTTCATCGATTTTTGCAGCACGCATCTTCGCTTCAGAAATATCGTAGAACCTACCTTTCACTGAAACAGATTCAATCATGAGCACTACGCATAGTAAAGCAGCCAATACAAGCCATCTTCCACCTTCTAATCGTGCTGCATCTATTCCAGAGGCAATCAGAATCGCAAGTGGAATCATCAGTATCAAAATGATACGAGATACAGCGCGAATCGAATTAATTCCAGGAAGATCTGCAAATAAAAGGTAGAATGACTGATTTTTAATACTTAATGTAAATAATATCAATAATACCAAGGATATAATAGCAACATATACCATTGGCGATCTATTCAAAGTTAACGCAAGCACAACCAAAAGAAACACACCTAAACCCACAAACATCTGATGCTCATGACGCATAGGCAAATTCTTACCTATATGGTCACTGAGGGTATTCCATATAGTCGAAGCATCAGAAATAAAATAGCTTCGGATACGCGGCAACATTGAAGAGATTTCATGGGAATCACGTGAAAAACTATATAATTTTGAATACAAAACATAGGGGTACATTAAAATTAATAAGCTGGCCACCACTAAACCTAGCAATACAAAAAGGAACAAAGCATCGCGCCTATTATAATTCACCCAAGAGCCAAAACCGGAAAACCACATTAAAGGCGATGTCCTTTCAACCCAGCACTGTGCACCGACCCAGGCAAGCAACAACAATGACAAGAAATACCCAAGATAAATAGAGATATAAAACTGCAGTGCAATGGCCAAGGCACCCCACCCCAACCATAGTGGAGAACCTGACTGGCGAAAGCGCTGCCAACACAAGAGCGCCAAAGGCGCCGGAAAACAGTACATCAATTGAGCATGACCCACATGCGCAACCGTTGGCATACCAAAAGCAAAGAAAAACGCCCCCCAGGAAGCAGCAACAACAGAATAGCCCAATTTCCGAAGCACAAGGTGCATGGATGCGAAATTCAGAAGATAACCAGTCAAATACCAGAGATCATAAGCAACGTACCGATCGAACCCTAATATGCGATAGATCGAATAAATCCACGCAGTTCCCCAATGGTTGTCGCTGAATGCAAGGACACCAGGCATCGGATAAAAAAACCCAGGATTCAATAGCGATTCGTTACCACCACTCGCCCATCGATAAAAGTACTCAAGAATAATGCCATTGAAACGAGCATCGCCCAGATCGCCAGGCACGCCTCGAAAGTAATTAACTTGTGTTACCAGTACTAAGAAAAAACCTAAAGCAAACAACACAATAGGTATCAGCAGATGCCATTGCCGGAATGGCGCAGCATCCTGCTGGTAAATAGTCGTTACTTTAAGCATATGGTATTTTTTAACCTGTCATTTATTGACAACGATAATCTGACTTCACCCGACTTTCACGGAAAGGATCTGTCAATGTATCTGTATAATTCCCCATCAACAACCGATGCTTGGGAAGAAGGTTTTTACGGTAAAAACGACTGAATGAAGCCAACCGCTCACCGCGATCAGTCAGCTTAACGCAGCCGTTATGAATATAAATTGTCCCTGACTGAAGTTGCTCGGTCAAGCGAACTTCTATTAAATGATGTTCACGCATATACTCATCCGTGAATACCTGCTGCAAAGCATCTTCGCGAATACCACCACCTCGTTGCTGTAGTTTCTCGAGGATATAGAAAGAAAGCGAACGATCAAGAACTGTTGGAATCGAAATCGCAAACAAATACGCTCCAAGAAGCCATATCACCAGTAACTGAACCATTTCCAGTGGAGAGAAATTGCTGAAAAAACGAAATACCCAAAATAATAGGCCCACTAACGCAGCAGCCAGCATACCATCCAGCAGGCTCGCATAGAAAACGACATTAACCTTAAAATAACGAATATGTACATAATAAAAAGCCAGCATTACTACGATAAAAACCAATGTAGCCAAAGCTGTCTTAAAAAACACGTTCATTTAAAAACCATGAATTTGTTAGAAATAAAGCTAAACACTACCTGCACAGCAGTAGCAACCAGAAAACCCAGGGTGTAATTTAAACTGTAAACATCAGTCCAAAAATACAAGATGCATGTATGTATGAAAGCGATACAAACATACATTAACATAAAGAGTAATGCCTGTTTGGCCAGCTTCCCTTGTACTATACGGAAGACAAAATAACGGTTGCCAATAAAAGACACGGTGATTCCGAACACAGCCGCGATACCATTCGCCAGTCCCGCTGAATGTAAGTCCAAGACTTCCATGTTGAATCGCAAGATAGTGTAATGAACAGCAGTCGCAACCAGCCCATTAAGCAGATACCGAAGCAATTGACCGCGTAGTGCGCTGTTATTTCTATTACTTCCGGTAGGCATACAGGATCTCTTCGAGAAAATCCTTGTAAGTCTCTGGAGGCAATACACCACTACTACGGATGATTCCAGACATCATCAGAAGGAGTAACGTCAA
This region of Xylella taiwanensis genomic DNA includes:
- a CDS encoding GtrA family protein; the encoded protein is MPTGSNRNNSALRGQLLRYLLNGLVATAVHYTILRFNMEVLDLHSAGLANGIAAVFGITVSFIGNRYFVFRIVQGKLAKQALLFMLMYVCIAFIHTCILYFWTDVYSLNYTLGFLVATAVQVVFSFISNKFMVFK